The proteins below are encoded in one region of Synchiropus splendidus isolate RoL2022-P1 chromosome 13, RoL_Sspl_1.0, whole genome shotgun sequence:
- the LOC128769197 gene encoding uncharacterized protein LOC128769197 isoform X3, with the protein MDGHAEESDEDHRGECKTVVLWQKHFQQRIVFDLSDDESLHLSDLDRAVDLRISQSESEPSINLDMSAELSDLEDTSSDSSVDQSQSDVVGQSRGTGSFLPVSAQRADTIQVPVTEQREDPGQNTSDEEQEELPYDGHLSSFYFHQTSSPEGNSSSDGTVQASPDGVDFATIEKDSEVKPGVSPMLSQKDEGEQLLDINQVLLRHFSHEQLQLAGRLIEAETLPEVSLLDSATDVLTSRAVTLNSKQAERTPMSGQDLNQHREATDDDRSLTAMEEKHFTAREQEEALDATKPDASDEGPPKVSLTRTRSFSDIKYGQGQVHYPRPDFSKVAPKVKIPKAASGPAKPGPPASSTMHRAQSSPGMLDLISRVLEDSVQPSEKPHIFRDPEKPTVPAHRLQADYDDLLTKYAEAVSDELRTQQAHTTSNTDLVVGQGQGRSVGRRHLGTFPPQISGGLMNLPAEGQPEGQGASAGEEMTAELMVIIGHFMLTVEEFKQSVSIKAFSLEEQQMMLRNMKEAQDQLERKYMSKKEEHRALEMQNYMGLNRNTGIFDPERLLEGDIFRAGMLLDDIKEMVDKHLCEQDCGQCLEPRLGNTAAHTQHEFQALTEAATTHTCAKEKEGDKASTEARSGRRSAGIKLVNELTIKPEDMNNSVDTLRSRTRVSVFGPQTSAGEDEEGNDEEDRSSIYSEGIVSSDIIAYLTGAKLSREQTAAQSEQGRDLSSGEKSESHHSQNHSTCKHPAPPLTPSTSQVIVSYETDSGFGSSYLTQSGTFQSSPISESRGQSDSLSGSDSESCSNLWTTIHPACQSGPLQSQTPAAVELWVQSTKTEASVRQRGPDISQHLCEANMEAAQRERQLCSCNSEAIVALQLEVSRLKQELKEGLVQLPQLAQKMDYLTSKYRQERRSRTRTRNHQRPSSLGKHRSRVNVRVDDWISTDMDPSRSKDIDDDTGGSESELQFDASPARGDRGSIISEFQHVLQRTLQSSKDGIQTENASAVTRLRLKGERSSRVRLRTQNRDTKDFNLDDPWSLVSSPSPQRPLLQVNYGSSSSLPASYKYSEPPVQSVRHHMKRSTQSDSALLPSDVYFLRTPSPAAKTGRRRDSKEEAMNRTLDQAIEVARSMKRTTDRMARTLSADLAKAEHRRKIYNDQPSGGARHQFS; encoded by the exons ATGGACGGACATGCAGAAGAGTCGGACGAGGATCATCGCGGGGAGTGCAAGACCGTGGTGTTGTGGCAGAAGCACTTTCAGCAGAGGATCGTCTTTGACCTGAGCGATGACGAAAGTCTCCATCTCAGTGACCTCGACCGTGCTGTAGATTTGCGCATCTCTCAGTCGGAGTCGGAGCCCAGCATCAAccttgaca TGAGTGCTGAGCTGTCAGATTTGGAGGACACGTCCTCAGACTCCAGTGTGGACCAGAGCCAGAGCGACGTGGTGGGGCAGAGCCGCGGCACTGGTAGCTTCCTACCTGTGTCAGCCCAGAGAGCCGACACCATTCAGGTGCCTGTGACCGAGCAACGCGAGGACCCGGGACAAAATACGAGTGATGAGGAGCAAGAGGAGCTACCGTATGATGGTCATCTGAGCAGCTTCTATTTCCATCAGACAAGTAGTCCAGAAGGCAACAGCAGCTCCGATGGGACTGTCCAAGCCAGTCCAGATGGAGTGGATTTCGCTACAATAGAGAAAGACAGTGAAGTCAAACCAGGAGTCTCACCCATGTTATCACAAAAAGATGAAGGTGAACAGCTGCTGGACATTAACCAGGTGTTGCTAAGACATTTTTCCCACGAGCAGCTGCAACTAGCTGGCAGGCTGATCGAAGCAGAGACTCTTCCAGAAGTCTCCCTGCTTGACAGTGCTACTGATGTACTCACCAGCAGGGCTGTGACCCTCAACAGCAAGCAGGCTGAGAGGACACCGATGAGCGGTCAAGACTTGAACCAGCACAGGGAAGCGACAGACGATGACCGTTCACTGACTGCAATGGAGGAGAAGCACTTCACAGCAAGGGAGCAGGAGGAAGCGTTGGATGCCACCAAACCGGATGCATCGGATGAGGGGCCTCCAAAAGTATCCCTCACACGTACCAGATCGTTCAGCGACATCAAGTATGGCCAAGGTCAAGTCCACTACCCGCGTCCGGACTTTTCCAAAGTTGCTCCCAAGGTCAAAATTCCTAAAGCTGCCAGTGGTCCAGCCAAGCCTGGTCCGCCAGCCTCCAGCACCATGCACAGAGCCCAGTCGTCCCCGGGGATGCTGGACTTGATCAGCCGGGTGCTGGAAGATTCGGTCCAGCCGTCAGAGAAGCCACACATCTTCAGGGATCCGGAGAAGCCGACGGTTCCGGCACATCGTCTGCAG GCAGATTACGATGATCTACTGACCAAATATGCAGAGGCGGTTTCAGATGAGCTGAGGACACAACAAGCACAT ACAACCTCAAACACTGACCTGGTTGtaggtcaaggtcaaggtcgCTCGGTGGGACGACGCCATCTTGGGACCTTTCCTCCTCAAATTTCTG GAGGCCTGATGAACCTCCCTGCTGAAGGTCAGCCTGAAGGTCAGGGAGCATCAGCTGGAGAAGAAATGACAGCAGAGCTGATGGTCATCATCGGCCACTTCATGCTAACA GTTGAAGAGTTTAAACAGAGCGTAAGCATCAAGGCGTTCAGCTTGGAAGAACAGCAAATG ATGCTGAGAAACATGAAGGAGGCTCAGGACCAGCTGGAGAGGAAATATATGAGTAAAAAAGAGGAGCACAGGGCTCTGGAGATGCAGAATTACATGGGACTCAATAGAAACACCGGCATCTTTGACCCTGAAAG gtTGTTGGAGGGAGACATATTCCGAGCAGGAATGCTGCTGGATGACATTAAGGAGATGGTCGACAAACATCTGTGTGAGCAGGACTGTGGCCAGTGTTTGGAGCCCAGGCTTGGAAACACAGCGGCACACACCCAGCATGAG TTTCAGGCGCTCACGGAAGCTGCCACCACTCACACCTGTGCGAAGGAGAAAGAGGGCGATAAGGCTTCAACGGAGGCAAGAAGTGGACGGAGAAGTGCTGGGATTAAACTTGTGAATGAGCTCACAATCAAACCAGAGGACATGAATAATAGCGTAGACACTTTAAG GTCTCGCACTCGGGTCTCTGTGTTCGGGCCACAGACCTCAGCTGGGGAGGATGAAGAGGGGAACGACGAGGAAGATAGGAGCTCCATCTATTCTGAGGGGATTGTTAGCAGTGATATAATAGCATATCTGACTGGGGCCAAGTTGTCAAGAGAGCAAACAGCAGCCCAAAG CGAACAGGGACGTGACCTGAGCTCTGGTGAAAAGAGTGAGTCGCATCACTCTCAAAATCATTCCACCTGCAAACACCCAGCTCCACCTCTCACACCCTCCACATCACAG GTTATTGTGAGCTACGAGACTGACAGCGGGTTTGGAAGTTCATACTTGACTCAGTCTGGGACCTTTCAGTCAAGTCCCATCAGTGAAAG cagggggcagagcGACAGTCTGAGCGGCTCGGACAGTGAGTCCTGTTCAAACCTTTGGACCACCATCCACCCGGCCTGTCAGTCCGGTCCACTTCAATCCCAGACTCCTGCTGCAGTGGAGCTGTGGGTTCAATCCACCAAGACAGAAGCTTCAGTCCGGCAGCGGG GACCTGACATCAGCCAACACTTGTGTGAAGCTAATATGGAggcagcacagagagagagacagttgtGCTCCTGCAACAG TGAGGCTATAGTGGCTCTGCAGCTGGAGGTTTCCAGGCTGAAGCAGGAGCTGAAGGAAGGCCTGGTCCAGCTGCCTCAACTGGCCCAAAAGATGGATTACCTCACGTCTAAATACAGGCAGGAGCGCAGGTCCCGAACCAGGACCAGGAACCACCAGAGACCATCCAG CTTGGGGAAGCACAGGAGCAGAGTGAACGTGAGGGTAGACGACTGGATCTCGACAGATATGGACCCCAGCAGGAGCAAAG ATATCGACGACGACACAGGCGGATCAGAGTCAGAGCTGCAGTTTGATGCTTCACCAGCAAGGGGCGATAGAGGCAGCATCATCTCAGAATTCCAGCATGTACTTCAGAGGACTCTGCAGAGTAGCAAAG ATGGGATCCAGACGGAAAACGCTTCTGCAGTGACACGGTTACGGTtgaaaggagagagaagcagtAGAGTCAGGCTGAGGACCCAGA acagagacacaaaGGACTTCAATCTTGATGATCCATGGTCCCTAGTATCTTCTCCCTCACCACAGAGGCCCCTACTCCAGGTTAACTACGGCTCCTCCAGTAGTCTCCCAGCAAG CTATAAATATAGTGAGCCGCCCGTACAGTCCGTGCGGCACCACATGAAACGCTCCACCCAGTCGGACTCTGCACTGCTGCCCAGCGATGTCTACTTCCTGCGGACGCCATCACCTGCTGCAAAGACTGGCCGGAGGCGGGACAGCAAG GAGGAGGCCATGAACCGAACTCTAGACCAGGCGATTGAGGTGGCTCGCAGCATGAAGAGGACGACCGACCGAATGGCGCGGACACTCTCAGCGGATCTGGCTAAAGCCGAGCACCGCAGGAAGATATACAACGATCAGCCATCAGGAGGTGCCCGACACCAGTTCTCATAA
- the LOC128769197 gene encoding uncharacterized protein LOC128769197 isoform X1 yields the protein MDGHAEESDEDHRGECKTVVLWQKHFQQRIVFDLSDDESLHLSDLDRAVDLRISQSESEPSINLDMSAELSDLEDTSSDSSVDQSQSDVVGQSRGTGSFLPVSAQRADTIQVPVTEQREDPGQNTSDEEQEELPYDGHLSSFYFHQTSSPEGNSSSDGTVQASPDGVDFATIEKDSEVKPGVSPMLSQKDEGEQLLDINQVLLRHFSHEQLQLAGRLIEAETLPEVSLLDSATDVLTSRAVTLNSKQAERTPMSGQDLNQHREATDDDRSLTAMEEKHFTAREQEEALDATKPDASDEGPPKVSLTRTRSFSDIKYGQGQVHYPRPDFSKVAPKVKIPKAASGPAKPGPPASSTMHRAQSSPGMLDLISRVLEDSVQPSEKPHIFRDPEKPTVPAHRLQADYDDLLTKYAEAVSDELRTQQAHTTSNTDLVVGQGQGRSVGRRHLGTFPPQISGGLMNLPAEGQPEGQGASAGEEMTAELMVIIGHFMLTVEEFKQSVSIKAFSLEEQQMMLRNMKEAQDQLERKYMSKKEEHRALEMQNYMGLNRNTGIFDPERLLEGDIFRAGMLLDDIKEMVDKHLCEQDCGQCLEPRLGNTAAHTQHEIVPQFQALTEAATTHTCAKEKEGDKASTEARSGRRSAGIKLVNELTIKPEDMNNSVDTLRSRTRVSVFGPQTSAGEDEEGNDEEDRSSIYSEGIVSSDIIAYLTGAKLSREQTAAQSEQGRDLSSGEKSESHHSQNHSTCKHPAPPLTPSTSQVIVSYETDSGFGSSYLTQSGTFQSSPISESRGQSDSLSGSDSESCSNLWTTIHPACQSGPLQSQTPAAVELWVQSTKTEASVRQRGPDISQHLCEANMEAAQRERQLCSCNSEAIVALQLEVSRLKQELKEGLVQLPQLAQKMDYLTSKYRQERRSRTRTRNHQRPSSLGKHRSRVNVRVDDWISTDMDPSRSKDIDDDTGGSESELQFDASPARGDRGSIISEFQHVLQRTLQSSKDGIQTENASAVTRLRLKGERSSRVRLRTQNRDTKDFNLDDPWSLVSSPSPQRPLLQVNYGSSSSLPASYKYSEPPVQSVRHHMKRSTQSDSALLPSDVYFLRTPSPAAKTGRRRDSKEEAMNRTLDQAIEVARSMKRTTDRMARTLSADLAKAEHRRKIYNDQPSGGARHQFS from the exons ATGGACGGACATGCAGAAGAGTCGGACGAGGATCATCGCGGGGAGTGCAAGACCGTGGTGTTGTGGCAGAAGCACTTTCAGCAGAGGATCGTCTTTGACCTGAGCGATGACGAAAGTCTCCATCTCAGTGACCTCGACCGTGCTGTAGATTTGCGCATCTCTCAGTCGGAGTCGGAGCCCAGCATCAAccttgaca TGAGTGCTGAGCTGTCAGATTTGGAGGACACGTCCTCAGACTCCAGTGTGGACCAGAGCCAGAGCGACGTGGTGGGGCAGAGCCGCGGCACTGGTAGCTTCCTACCTGTGTCAGCCCAGAGAGCCGACACCATTCAGGTGCCTGTGACCGAGCAACGCGAGGACCCGGGACAAAATACGAGTGATGAGGAGCAAGAGGAGCTACCGTATGATGGTCATCTGAGCAGCTTCTATTTCCATCAGACAAGTAGTCCAGAAGGCAACAGCAGCTCCGATGGGACTGTCCAAGCCAGTCCAGATGGAGTGGATTTCGCTACAATAGAGAAAGACAGTGAAGTCAAACCAGGAGTCTCACCCATGTTATCACAAAAAGATGAAGGTGAACAGCTGCTGGACATTAACCAGGTGTTGCTAAGACATTTTTCCCACGAGCAGCTGCAACTAGCTGGCAGGCTGATCGAAGCAGAGACTCTTCCAGAAGTCTCCCTGCTTGACAGTGCTACTGATGTACTCACCAGCAGGGCTGTGACCCTCAACAGCAAGCAGGCTGAGAGGACACCGATGAGCGGTCAAGACTTGAACCAGCACAGGGAAGCGACAGACGATGACCGTTCACTGACTGCAATGGAGGAGAAGCACTTCACAGCAAGGGAGCAGGAGGAAGCGTTGGATGCCACCAAACCGGATGCATCGGATGAGGGGCCTCCAAAAGTATCCCTCACACGTACCAGATCGTTCAGCGACATCAAGTATGGCCAAGGTCAAGTCCACTACCCGCGTCCGGACTTTTCCAAAGTTGCTCCCAAGGTCAAAATTCCTAAAGCTGCCAGTGGTCCAGCCAAGCCTGGTCCGCCAGCCTCCAGCACCATGCACAGAGCCCAGTCGTCCCCGGGGATGCTGGACTTGATCAGCCGGGTGCTGGAAGATTCGGTCCAGCCGTCAGAGAAGCCACACATCTTCAGGGATCCGGAGAAGCCGACGGTTCCGGCACATCGTCTGCAG GCAGATTACGATGATCTACTGACCAAATATGCAGAGGCGGTTTCAGATGAGCTGAGGACACAACAAGCACAT ACAACCTCAAACACTGACCTGGTTGtaggtcaaggtcaaggtcgCTCGGTGGGACGACGCCATCTTGGGACCTTTCCTCCTCAAATTTCTG GAGGCCTGATGAACCTCCCTGCTGAAGGTCAGCCTGAAGGTCAGGGAGCATCAGCTGGAGAAGAAATGACAGCAGAGCTGATGGTCATCATCGGCCACTTCATGCTAACA GTTGAAGAGTTTAAACAGAGCGTAAGCATCAAGGCGTTCAGCTTGGAAGAACAGCAAATG ATGCTGAGAAACATGAAGGAGGCTCAGGACCAGCTGGAGAGGAAATATATGAGTAAAAAAGAGGAGCACAGGGCTCTGGAGATGCAGAATTACATGGGACTCAATAGAAACACCGGCATCTTTGACCCTGAAAG gtTGTTGGAGGGAGACATATTCCGAGCAGGAATGCTGCTGGATGACATTAAGGAGATGGTCGACAAACATCTGTGTGAGCAGGACTGTGGCCAGTGTTTGGAGCCCAGGCTTGGAAACACAGCGGCACACACCCAGCATGAG ATCGTGCCTCAGTTTCAGGCGCTCACGGAAGCTGCCACCACTCACACCTGTGCGAAGGAGAAAGAGGGCGATAAGGCTTCAACGGAGGCAAGAAGTGGACGGAGAAGTGCTGGGATTAAACTTGTGAATGAGCTCACAATCAAACCAGAGGACATGAATAATAGCGTAGACACTTTAAG GTCTCGCACTCGGGTCTCTGTGTTCGGGCCACAGACCTCAGCTGGGGAGGATGAAGAGGGGAACGACGAGGAAGATAGGAGCTCCATCTATTCTGAGGGGATTGTTAGCAGTGATATAATAGCATATCTGACTGGGGCCAAGTTGTCAAGAGAGCAAACAGCAGCCCAAAG CGAACAGGGACGTGACCTGAGCTCTGGTGAAAAGAGTGAGTCGCATCACTCTCAAAATCATTCCACCTGCAAACACCCAGCTCCACCTCTCACACCCTCCACATCACAG GTTATTGTGAGCTACGAGACTGACAGCGGGTTTGGAAGTTCATACTTGACTCAGTCTGGGACCTTTCAGTCAAGTCCCATCAGTGAAAG cagggggcagagcGACAGTCTGAGCGGCTCGGACAGTGAGTCCTGTTCAAACCTTTGGACCACCATCCACCCGGCCTGTCAGTCCGGTCCACTTCAATCCCAGACTCCTGCTGCAGTGGAGCTGTGGGTTCAATCCACCAAGACAGAAGCTTCAGTCCGGCAGCGGG GACCTGACATCAGCCAACACTTGTGTGAAGCTAATATGGAggcagcacagagagagagacagttgtGCTCCTGCAACAG TGAGGCTATAGTGGCTCTGCAGCTGGAGGTTTCCAGGCTGAAGCAGGAGCTGAAGGAAGGCCTGGTCCAGCTGCCTCAACTGGCCCAAAAGATGGATTACCTCACGTCTAAATACAGGCAGGAGCGCAGGTCCCGAACCAGGACCAGGAACCACCAGAGACCATCCAG CTTGGGGAAGCACAGGAGCAGAGTGAACGTGAGGGTAGACGACTGGATCTCGACAGATATGGACCCCAGCAGGAGCAAAG ATATCGACGACGACACAGGCGGATCAGAGTCAGAGCTGCAGTTTGATGCTTCACCAGCAAGGGGCGATAGAGGCAGCATCATCTCAGAATTCCAGCATGTACTTCAGAGGACTCTGCAGAGTAGCAAAG ATGGGATCCAGACGGAAAACGCTTCTGCAGTGACACGGTTACGGTtgaaaggagagagaagcagtAGAGTCAGGCTGAGGACCCAGA acagagacacaaaGGACTTCAATCTTGATGATCCATGGTCCCTAGTATCTTCTCCCTCACCACAGAGGCCCCTACTCCAGGTTAACTACGGCTCCTCCAGTAGTCTCCCAGCAAG CTATAAATATAGTGAGCCGCCCGTACAGTCCGTGCGGCACCACATGAAACGCTCCACCCAGTCGGACTCTGCACTGCTGCCCAGCGATGTCTACTTCCTGCGGACGCCATCACCTGCTGCAAAGACTGGCCGGAGGCGGGACAGCAAG GAGGAGGCCATGAACCGAACTCTAGACCAGGCGATTGAGGTGGCTCGCAGCATGAAGAGGACGACCGACCGAATGGCGCGGACACTCTCAGCGGATCTGGCTAAAGCCGAGCACCGCAGGAAGATATACAACGATCAGCCATCAGGAGGTGCCCGACACCAGTTCTCATAA
- the LOC128769197 gene encoding uncharacterized protein LOC128769197 isoform X4: protein MDGHAEESDEDHRGECKTVVLWQKHFQQRIVFDLSDDESLHLSDLDRAVDLRISQSESEPSINLDMSAELSDLEDTSSDSSVDQSQSDVVGQSRGTGSFLPVSAQRADTIQVPVTEQREDPGQNTSDEEQEELPYDGHLSSFYFHQTSSPEGNSSSDGTVQASPDGVDFATIEKDSEVKPGVSPMLSQKDEGEQLLDINQVLLRHFSHEQLQLAGRLIEAETLPEVSLLDSATDVLTSRAVTLNSKQAERTPMSGQDLNQHREATDDDRSLTAMEEKHFTAREQEEALDATKPDASDEGPPKVSLTRTRSFSDIKYGQGQVHYPRPDFSKVAPKVKIPKAASGPAKPGPPASSTMHRAQSSPGMLDLISRVLEDSVQPSEKPHIFRDPEKPTVPAHRLQADYDDLLTKYAEAVSDELRTQQAHTTSNTDLVVGQGQGRSVGRRHLGTFPPQISGGLMNLPAEGQPEGQGASAGEEMTAELMVIIGHFMLTMLRNMKEAQDQLERKYMSKKEEHRALEMQNYMGLNRNTGIFDPERLLEGDIFRAGMLLDDIKEMVDKHLCEQDCGQCLEPRLGNTAAHTQHEIVPQFQALTEAATTHTCAKEKEGDKASTEARSGRRSAGIKLVNELTIKPEDMNNSVDTLRSRTRVSVFGPQTSAGEDEEGNDEEDRSSIYSEGIVSSDIIAYLTGAKLSREQTAAQSEQGRDLSSGEKSESHHSQNHSTCKHPAPPLTPSTSQVIVSYETDSGFGSSYLTQSGTFQSSPISESRGQSDSLSGSDSESCSNLWTTIHPACQSGPLQSQTPAAVELWVQSTKTEASVRQRGPDISQHLCEANMEAAQRERQLCSCNSEAIVALQLEVSRLKQELKEGLVQLPQLAQKMDYLTSKYRQERRSRTRTRNHQRPSSLGKHRSRVNVRVDDWISTDMDPSRSKDIDDDTGGSESELQFDASPARGDRGSIISEFQHVLQRTLQSSKDGIQTENASAVTRLRLKGERSSRVRLRTQNRDTKDFNLDDPWSLVSSPSPQRPLLQVNYGSSSSLPASYKYSEPPVQSVRHHMKRSTQSDSALLPSDVYFLRTPSPAAKTGRRRDSKEEAMNRTLDQAIEVARSMKRTTDRMARTLSADLAKAEHRRKIYNDQPSGGARHQFS, encoded by the exons ATGGACGGACATGCAGAAGAGTCGGACGAGGATCATCGCGGGGAGTGCAAGACCGTGGTGTTGTGGCAGAAGCACTTTCAGCAGAGGATCGTCTTTGACCTGAGCGATGACGAAAGTCTCCATCTCAGTGACCTCGACCGTGCTGTAGATTTGCGCATCTCTCAGTCGGAGTCGGAGCCCAGCATCAAccttgaca TGAGTGCTGAGCTGTCAGATTTGGAGGACACGTCCTCAGACTCCAGTGTGGACCAGAGCCAGAGCGACGTGGTGGGGCAGAGCCGCGGCACTGGTAGCTTCCTACCTGTGTCAGCCCAGAGAGCCGACACCATTCAGGTGCCTGTGACCGAGCAACGCGAGGACCCGGGACAAAATACGAGTGATGAGGAGCAAGAGGAGCTACCGTATGATGGTCATCTGAGCAGCTTCTATTTCCATCAGACAAGTAGTCCAGAAGGCAACAGCAGCTCCGATGGGACTGTCCAAGCCAGTCCAGATGGAGTGGATTTCGCTACAATAGAGAAAGACAGTGAAGTCAAACCAGGAGTCTCACCCATGTTATCACAAAAAGATGAAGGTGAACAGCTGCTGGACATTAACCAGGTGTTGCTAAGACATTTTTCCCACGAGCAGCTGCAACTAGCTGGCAGGCTGATCGAAGCAGAGACTCTTCCAGAAGTCTCCCTGCTTGACAGTGCTACTGATGTACTCACCAGCAGGGCTGTGACCCTCAACAGCAAGCAGGCTGAGAGGACACCGATGAGCGGTCAAGACTTGAACCAGCACAGGGAAGCGACAGACGATGACCGTTCACTGACTGCAATGGAGGAGAAGCACTTCACAGCAAGGGAGCAGGAGGAAGCGTTGGATGCCACCAAACCGGATGCATCGGATGAGGGGCCTCCAAAAGTATCCCTCACACGTACCAGATCGTTCAGCGACATCAAGTATGGCCAAGGTCAAGTCCACTACCCGCGTCCGGACTTTTCCAAAGTTGCTCCCAAGGTCAAAATTCCTAAAGCTGCCAGTGGTCCAGCCAAGCCTGGTCCGCCAGCCTCCAGCACCATGCACAGAGCCCAGTCGTCCCCGGGGATGCTGGACTTGATCAGCCGGGTGCTGGAAGATTCGGTCCAGCCGTCAGAGAAGCCACACATCTTCAGGGATCCGGAGAAGCCGACGGTTCCGGCACATCGTCTGCAG GCAGATTACGATGATCTACTGACCAAATATGCAGAGGCGGTTTCAGATGAGCTGAGGACACAACAAGCACAT ACAACCTCAAACACTGACCTGGTTGtaggtcaaggtcaaggtcgCTCGGTGGGACGACGCCATCTTGGGACCTTTCCTCCTCAAATTTCTG GAGGCCTGATGAACCTCCCTGCTGAAGGTCAGCCTGAAGGTCAGGGAGCATCAGCTGGAGAAGAAATGACAGCAGAGCTGATGGTCATCATCGGCCACTTCATGCTAACA ATGCTGAGAAACATGAAGGAGGCTCAGGACCAGCTGGAGAGGAAATATATGAGTAAAAAAGAGGAGCACAGGGCTCTGGAGATGCAGAATTACATGGGACTCAATAGAAACACCGGCATCTTTGACCCTGAAAG gtTGTTGGAGGGAGACATATTCCGAGCAGGAATGCTGCTGGATGACATTAAGGAGATGGTCGACAAACATCTGTGTGAGCAGGACTGTGGCCAGTGTTTGGAGCCCAGGCTTGGAAACACAGCGGCACACACCCAGCATGAG ATCGTGCCTCAGTTTCAGGCGCTCACGGAAGCTGCCACCACTCACACCTGTGCGAAGGAGAAAGAGGGCGATAAGGCTTCAACGGAGGCAAGAAGTGGACGGAGAAGTGCTGGGATTAAACTTGTGAATGAGCTCACAATCAAACCAGAGGACATGAATAATAGCGTAGACACTTTAAG GTCTCGCACTCGGGTCTCTGTGTTCGGGCCACAGACCTCAGCTGGGGAGGATGAAGAGGGGAACGACGAGGAAGATAGGAGCTCCATCTATTCTGAGGGGATTGTTAGCAGTGATATAATAGCATATCTGACTGGGGCCAAGTTGTCAAGAGAGCAAACAGCAGCCCAAAG CGAACAGGGACGTGACCTGAGCTCTGGTGAAAAGAGTGAGTCGCATCACTCTCAAAATCATTCCACCTGCAAACACCCAGCTCCACCTCTCACACCCTCCACATCACAG GTTATTGTGAGCTACGAGACTGACAGCGGGTTTGGAAGTTCATACTTGACTCAGTCTGGGACCTTTCAGTCAAGTCCCATCAGTGAAAG cagggggcagagcGACAGTCTGAGCGGCTCGGACAGTGAGTCCTGTTCAAACCTTTGGACCACCATCCACCCGGCCTGTCAGTCCGGTCCACTTCAATCCCAGACTCCTGCTGCAGTGGAGCTGTGGGTTCAATCCACCAAGACAGAAGCTTCAGTCCGGCAGCGGG GACCTGACATCAGCCAACACTTGTGTGAAGCTAATATGGAggcagcacagagagagagacagttgtGCTCCTGCAACAG TGAGGCTATAGTGGCTCTGCAGCTGGAGGTTTCCAGGCTGAAGCAGGAGCTGAAGGAAGGCCTGGTCCAGCTGCCTCAACTGGCCCAAAAGATGGATTACCTCACGTCTAAATACAGGCAGGAGCGCAGGTCCCGAACCAGGACCAGGAACCACCAGAGACCATCCAG CTTGGGGAAGCACAGGAGCAGAGTGAACGTGAGGGTAGACGACTGGATCTCGACAGATATGGACCCCAGCAGGAGCAAAG ATATCGACGACGACACAGGCGGATCAGAGTCAGAGCTGCAGTTTGATGCTTCACCAGCAAGGGGCGATAGAGGCAGCATCATCTCAGAATTCCAGCATGTACTTCAGAGGACTCTGCAGAGTAGCAAAG ATGGGATCCAGACGGAAAACGCTTCTGCAGTGACACGGTTACGGTtgaaaggagagagaagcagtAGAGTCAGGCTGAGGACCCAGA acagagacacaaaGGACTTCAATCTTGATGATCCATGGTCCCTAGTATCTTCTCCCTCACCACAGAGGCCCCTACTCCAGGTTAACTACGGCTCCTCCAGTAGTCTCCCAGCAAG CTATAAATATAGTGAGCCGCCCGTACAGTCCGTGCGGCACCACATGAAACGCTCCACCCAGTCGGACTCTGCACTGCTGCCCAGCGATGTCTACTTCCTGCGGACGCCATCACCTGCTGCAAAGACTGGCCGGAGGCGGGACAGCAAG GAGGAGGCCATGAACCGAACTCTAGACCAGGCGATTGAGGTGGCTCGCAGCATGAAGAGGACGACCGACCGAATGGCGCGGACACTCTCAGCGGATCTGGCTAAAGCCGAGCACCGCAGGAAGATATACAACGATCAGCCATCAGGAGGTGCCCGACACCAGTTCTCATAA